The Deinococcus depolymerans genome has a segment encoding these proteins:
- a CDS encoding carboxymuconolactone decarboxylase family protein, which yields MTDPDPTPARDVIFGAQQERIQQRLDRLDTDLGAYIRDFAYDTVYDRPGLDLKSKELIACALLVSLGSPPELRTHIRGAMNAGATEAEVRGALLMCVPYLGFPRTVAAFEVLRQHLGRADAPAP from the coding sequence ATGACCGACCCCGACCCCACCCCCGCCCGCGACGTGATCTTCGGTGCGCAGCAGGAACGCATCCAGCAGCGCCTGGACCGGCTGGACACCGACCTGGGCGCGTACATCCGCGACTTCGCGTACGACACGGTGTATGACCGGCCCGGCCTGGACCTGAAAAGCAAGGAGCTGATCGCCTGTGCGCTGCTGGTGTCCCTGGGCAGCCCGCCCGAACTGCGCACCCACATCCGCGGGGCGATGAACGCCGGGGCCACCGAGGCCGAGGTGCGCGGCGCCCTGCTGATGTGCGTTCCGTACCTGGGGTTCCCCCGTACCGTGGCGGCGTTCGAGGTGCTGCGCCAGCACCTGGGCCGCGCGGACGCCCCCGCCCCCTGA
- a CDS encoding cation diffusion facilitator family transporter: MTSGAADHDHAEHNHNHGHEHSEQGHGGHEHNHGANARQLTLALLLTGGFLIVEVAYAFISGSLALLSDAGHMLTDAAALGLSLLALRVGARPADARRTFGYRRAEVLAAAVNAGALFAVGIYVLVEAARRFAQPVEVQATPMLIVAVLGLTVNLISARILAGGQGESLNMRSAYLEVLGDLLGSVAVILGALLIRFTGWTWVDPLLGAGIGLWVLPRTWALLRASVNVLLEGVPRGLDLDALRAELRTLPGVDDVHDLHVWSVTGGVNNLTAHLVAPTAGDTLLREVEEVAARFGIAHSTVQIEGPDAHAGGGAALHP, translated from the coding sequence ATGACGAGCGGTGCCGCCGATCACGACCACGCAGAGCACAACCACAACCACGGGCACGAGCACAGCGAGCAGGGGCACGGAGGGCATGAGCACAACCACGGCGCGAACGCCCGGCAGCTGACCCTCGCCCTGCTGCTCACCGGCGGGTTCCTGATCGTGGAGGTCGCGTACGCGTTCATCTCCGGCAGTCTGGCCCTGCTGAGCGACGCGGGGCACATGCTGACCGACGCGGCGGCGCTGGGCCTGTCCCTGCTGGCCCTGCGGGTGGGGGCGCGGCCCGCCGACGCGCGGCGCACCTTCGGGTACCGCCGGGCGGAGGTCCTGGCCGCCGCCGTGAATGCCGGGGCGCTGTTCGCCGTGGGCATCTACGTGCTCGTGGAGGCCGCGCGCCGCTTCGCGCAGCCGGTCGAGGTGCAGGCCACCCCGATGCTGATCGTGGCGGTACTGGGATTGACCGTGAACCTGATCAGCGCCCGCATCCTGGCCGGAGGGCAGGGCGAGAGCCTGAACATGCGCTCGGCGTACCTGGAGGTCCTGGGAGACCTGCTGGGCAGCGTGGCTGTCATCCTCGGTGCGTTGCTGATCCGCTTCACCGGCTGGACGTGGGTGGACCCGCTGCTGGGCGCGGGCATCGGCCTGTGGGTGCTGCCCCGCACCTGGGCGCTGCTGCGCGCCAGCGTGAACGTCCTGCTGGAGGGCGTGCCGCGCGGCCTGGACCTGGACGCCCTGCGCGCCGAGCTGCGCACCCTGCCCGGCGTGGACGACGTTCACGACCTGCACGTCTGGAGCGTGACGGGCGGCGTGAACAACCTGACGGCGCATCTGGTCGCCCCGACGGCAGGCGACACCCTCCTGCGTGAGGTGGAGGAGGTCGCCGCCCGATTCGGGATCGCGCACAGCACCGTGCAGATCGAGGGTCCGGACGCGCATGCGGGAGGCGGGGCGGCGCTGCATCCCTGA
- a CDS encoding metalloregulator ArsR/SmtB family transcription factor produces MNHHTFTALADPHRFQIVELLRERPHSVGEIADRLGLRQPQTSKHLRVLTDAGLVHMEPQANRRIAHLSPTPFRDLDDWLTRYRPLWEERLDRLDDYLRTLPPEEPAPDPDEPGGSP; encoded by the coding sequence TTGAACCACCACACCTTCACCGCCCTGGCCGACCCGCACCGTTTCCAGATCGTCGAACTGCTGCGCGAACGGCCCCACAGCGTCGGCGAGATCGCCGACCGGCTCGGCCTGCGCCAGCCGCAGACATCCAAGCACCTGCGCGTCCTCACGGACGCCGGACTGGTCCACATGGAACCGCAGGCCAACCGCCGCATCGCCCACCTGAGCCCCACGCCGTTCCGGGACCTCGACGACTGGCTGACCCGCTACCGCCCCCTCTGGGAGGAACGGCTGGACCGGCTCGACGACTACCTGCGTACCCTCCCGCCCGAAGAGCCCGCACCCGACCCAGACGAACCCGGAGGTTCCCCATGA
- a CDS encoding SRPBCC domain-containing protein, with protein MTHATLDHRIEDARTLVLERTFAATPDRVFAAFTQAEHLKHWWGPRGWTLTHCTVDLRPGGRWHYCMTCTDPAQGDFHGMNSWGLGVYEQIEAPTRLTYTDHFSDEHGAVNDQMPATLADLTFEAVPGGTRVTSRSTYVRPEDLQAVMDMGMLQGISETWDRLAEHLA; from the coding sequence ATGACGCACGCCACCCTCGACCACCGCATCGAAGACGCCCGCACCCTCGTGCTGGAACGCACCTTCGCCGCCACGCCCGACCGGGTGTTCGCGGCGTTCACGCAGGCCGAGCACCTGAAGCACTGGTGGGGACCGCGCGGCTGGACCCTGACGCACTGCACGGTGGACCTGCGCCCCGGCGGCCGCTGGCACTACTGCATGACCTGCACCGACCCCGCGCAGGGCGACTTCCACGGCATGAACAGCTGGGGCCTGGGCGTGTACGAGCAGATCGAGGCGCCCACCCGCCTGACCTACACCGACCACTTCAGCGACGAGCACGGCGCCGTGAACGACCAGATGCCCGCCACGCTGGCCGACCTGACCTTCGAGGCCGTGCCCGGCGGCACGCGCGTCACCAGCCGCTCCACGTACGTCCGCCCGGAAGACCTCCAGGCCGTCATGGACATGGGGATGCTGCAGGGCATCAGCGAGACGTGGGACCGCCTCGCCGAACACCTCGCCTGA
- a CDS encoding lipocalin family protein, protein MRLNLIPVMAALLLSGCVPVQSVVNTAQLPSATEYGAHANPMEWWYVSAYLPGEGLALHWAQFRVQDARVPVPLMISHVAVTDLRTGQLTFLEQPAGSGEVSSPPLRLRQGTWTLTQAGTGPGAPLSLRAGPLDLTLTPVKGPVLHPPGYSGSADTGVLFYQGITRLALSGSVNGRAVQGQAWLDHQWGNQIPGQTALWDWFSVQLEDGRDLMVYRVRRLDGTVAQLIGSVVEPDGHVRAVRGLRAEPGEVWTSPTGRRYTLGWRLVSDGFDLSVRAVRREQELLSRSTRIAYWEGPVEVSGTWGAEPATGTGMMELVSGSWGPASGS, encoded by the coding sequence ATGCGACTGAACCTGATTCCGGTGATGGCGGCCCTGCTGCTGAGCGGGTGCGTGCCGGTGCAGTCGGTCGTGAACACGGCGCAGTTGCCCTCTGCCACCGAGTACGGGGCGCACGCGAATCCGATGGAGTGGTGGTACGTGAGTGCGTACCTGCCGGGCGAGGGGCTGGCGCTGCACTGGGCGCAGTTCCGGGTGCAGGACGCCCGCGTGCCCGTTCCACTGATGATCTCGCACGTGGCGGTCACGGACCTGCGCACGGGACAGCTGACGTTCCTGGAGCAGCCCGCCGGGTCGGGTGAGGTGTCCTCTCCCCCGCTGCGGCTGCGGCAGGGCACATGGACGCTCACGCAGGCGGGGACGGGGCCGGGTGCGCCGCTGAGCCTGAGGGCCGGGCCGCTGGACCTGACGCTGACGCCCGTGAAGGGGCCGGTGCTGCACCCGCCGGGGTACAGCGGCAGTGCAGACACCGGGGTGCTGTTCTACCAGGGAATCACGCGACTGGCCCTGTCAGGGTCCGTGAACGGACGGGCCGTGCAGGGTCAGGCGTGGCTGGATCACCAGTGGGGCAACCAGATTCCGGGGCAGACGGCGCTGTGGGACTGGTTCAGCGTGCAGCTGGAGGATGGCCGGGATCTGATGGTGTACCGGGTGCGGCGACTGGACGGCACGGTGGCGCAGCTGATCGGGAGTGTGGTCGAACCGGACGGGCACGTGCGGGCCGTGCGGGGTCTGCGGGCCGAGCCGGGTGAGGTGTGGACCAGTCCCACCGGTCGGCGCTACACGCTGGGCTGGCGGCTGGTGTCGGACGGGTTCGATCTGAGCGTGCGGGCGGTGCGGCGTGAGCAGGAACTCCTGAGTCGCAGCACCCGCATCGCTTATTGGGAGGGGCCGGTCGAGGTGTCGGGCACCTGGGGCGCCGAGCCCGCCACCGGCACCGGCATGATGGAACTCGTCAGCGGGAGCTGGGGACCGGCATCAGGATCCTGA
- the clpB gene encoding ATP-dependent chaperone ClpB, producing MNPDRFTEATTQAVQQAQQLAQQSGHQNLTPTHVLRTLTDNDTAGRALTLAGGDLNQIRAALDTELAKLPRVQGGGDNLYLDPALSRAFQKADTLAGQLGDSFVAADALLLALRGEYRGRGLPTETDLNRAVNEQRKGKTVTTKTSEQQFDALAKYGTDLTQRARDGKFDPVIGRDEEIRRAMQILLRRTKNNPVLIGEPGVGKTAIAEGLAIRIVKGDVPDGLKNKRIVSLEMGSLLAGAKFRGEFEERLKGVIDEVIASAGEVILFVDEIHTIVGAGKTEGSPDAGNMLKPALARGELHLIGATTLSEYREIEKDPALERRFQPVFVDEPSVEDTISILRGIKERYQVHHNVEITDPALVAAAQLSHRYITDRQLPDKAIDLIDESAARLRMALESSPERIDQLERRKLQLEIEREALKREKDQDSQNRLLDIEGALKGITDELADVRARWEAERHEVAALREKRESLDQVRTDIEKARRDYDLQRAAELEYGTLPQLEKEVQELERKLKGAEFAHTQVTEEDIASVVSRWTGIPVNKLMEGEREKLLKLEEQLHGRVIGQDRAIVSVADAIRRSRAGLSDPNRPLGSFMFLGPTGVGKTELAKALAEFLFDSQDAMVRIDMSEYMEKHTVARLIGAPPGYVGFEEGGQLTEAVRRRPYAVLLFDEIEKAHPDVFNVLLQVLDDGRLTDGQGRTVDFRNTLIILTSNIGSPLILEMQHRGDSADEIRDAVMGELQGHFRPEFLNRVDDIIVFDALTAADLHRIVDIQMRGLIRRLAERRVSLHLTGAAKDRLAQIGYDPAFGARPLKRAISREIETPLAREILQGNVPDSSSLTVDYDGKNFTFQTGALN from the coding sequence TTGAATCCCGACCGTTTCACCGAGGCCACCACCCAGGCCGTGCAGCAGGCGCAGCAGCTCGCGCAGCAGAGCGGACACCAGAACCTGACGCCCACCCACGTCCTGCGCACCCTGACCGACAACGACACCGCCGGGCGCGCCCTGACCCTGGCAGGCGGCGACCTGAACCAGATCCGCGCCGCGCTGGACACCGAACTGGCGAAACTCCCGCGCGTGCAGGGCGGCGGGGACAACCTGTACCTCGACCCGGCCCTGAGCCGCGCTTTCCAGAAGGCCGACACCCTGGCCGGCCAGCTCGGCGACTCCTTCGTGGCCGCCGACGCCCTGCTGCTCGCCCTGCGCGGCGAGTACCGCGGCCGGGGCCTGCCCACCGAGACCGACCTGAACCGCGCCGTGAACGAGCAGCGCAAAGGAAAGACCGTGACGACCAAGACCAGTGAACAGCAGTTCGACGCCCTCGCCAAGTACGGCACCGACCTCACCCAGCGCGCCCGCGACGGCAAGTTCGATCCCGTGATCGGCCGCGACGAGGAGATCCGCCGCGCCATGCAGATCCTCCTGCGCCGCACCAAGAACAACCCCGTCCTGATCGGCGAACCCGGCGTGGGCAAGACCGCCATCGCCGAGGGGCTCGCCATCCGCATCGTGAAGGGCGACGTGCCGGACGGGCTGAAGAACAAACGCATCGTCAGCCTGGAGATGGGCAGCCTGCTGGCGGGCGCGAAGTTCCGCGGGGAGTTCGAGGAACGCCTCAAGGGCGTCATCGACGAGGTGATCGCCTCGGCGGGCGAGGTCATCCTGTTCGTGGACGAGATCCACACCATCGTCGGGGCGGGCAAGACCGAGGGCAGCCCCGACGCGGGCAACATGCTCAAACCCGCCCTGGCGCGCGGTGAACTGCACCTGATCGGCGCCACGACTTTAAGCGAGTACCGCGAGATCGAGAAGGACCCCGCCCTGGAACGCCGTTTCCAGCCGGTGTTCGTGGACGAACCCAGCGTCGAGGACACGATCAGCATCCTGCGCGGCATCAAGGAGCGCTATCAGGTGCACCACAACGTGGAGATCACCGACCCGGCACTGGTGGCCGCCGCGCAGCTGTCGCACCGCTACATCACGGACCGGCAGCTGCCGGACAAGGCCATCGACCTGATCGACGAGTCCGCCGCCCGGCTGCGCATGGCGCTGGAGAGCAGCCCCGAACGCATCGACCAGCTCGAACGCCGCAAGCTCCAGCTGGAAATCGAACGCGAGGCATTAAAGCGCGAGAAGGATCAGGACAGCCAGAACCGCCTGCTGGACATCGAGGGTGCCCTGAAGGGCATCACCGACGAGCTGGCCGACGTCCGCGCCCGCTGGGAGGCCGAACGGCACGAGGTGGCCGCGCTGCGCGAGAAACGCGAGTCGCTCGATCAGGTGCGCACCGACATAGAGAAGGCCCGCCGCGACTACGACCTGCAACGCGCCGCCGAACTGGAGTACGGCACCCTGCCGCAGCTGGAAAAAGAGGTGCAGGAGCTGGAGCGCAAGCTCAAGGGCGCCGAGTTCGCGCACACCCAGGTGACCGAGGAGGACATCGCCTCCGTGGTCAGCCGCTGGACCGGCATTCCCGTGAACAAGCTGATGGAGGGCGAACGCGAGAAGCTGCTGAAGCTGGAAGAGCAGCTGCATGGCCGCGTGATCGGGCAGGACCGCGCCATCGTGAGCGTCGCGGACGCCATCCGCCGCAGCCGCGCCGGGCTGAGCGACCCGAACCGCCCGCTGGGCAGCTTCATGTTCCTGGGGCCGACCGGCGTGGGCAAGACCGAGCTGGCGAAGGCCCTCGCGGAGTTCCTGTTCGACAGTCAGGACGCCATGGTCCGCATCGACATGAGCGAGTACATGGAGAAACACACCGTCGCCCGCCTGATCGGCGCGCCTCCCGGCTACGTGGGCTTCGAGGAGGGCGGCCAGCTGACCGAGGCCGTGCGCCGCCGCCCCTACGCCGTGCTGCTGTTCGACGAGATCGAGAAGGCCCACCCGGACGTGTTCAACGTGCTGCTGCAGGTGCTCGACGATGGCCGCCTGACCGACGGGCAGGGCCGCACGGTGGACTTCCGTAACACGCTGATCATCCTGACGAGCAACATCGGCAGCCCTTTGATCCTGGAGATGCAGCACCGCGGCGACAGCGCCGACGAGATCCGCGACGCCGTGATGGGCGAGTTGCAGGGCCACTTCCGCCCGGAGTTCCTGAACCGCGTGGACGACATCATCGTGTTCGACGCACTGACCGCCGCCGACCTGCACCGCATCGTGGACATCCAGATGCGCGGCCTGATCCGTCGCCTCGCCGAACGCCGCGTGAGCCTGCACCTGACGGGCGCCGCGAAGGACCGACTGGCGCAGATCGGGTACGACCCGGCCTTCGGCGCCCGCCCCCTCAAGCGAGCCATCAGCCGCGAGATCGAGACGCCGCTGGCCCGCGAGATCCTCCAGGGCAACGTGCCCGACAGCAGCAGCCTGACCGTCGACTACGACGGCAAGAACTTCACGTTCCAGACCGGCGCGCTGAACTGA
- a CDS encoding ATP-dependent Clp protease ATP-binding subunit, which translates to MNRYDDRARLVFHYAREEGNRLGHAMVGPEHLLLGLMREGGTAASILGEFGASLDGLRRRVEEIIGRGEGNRLNDAPSITPRARRVMELASSEARALGAQVTSTEHILLGIIREGDGVAFRILQELTKDVDTIRWRILAQGESSGGKPAKPVATPFLDEYGRDLTKWAREGKLDPVIGRSEEIRRVTQILTRRTKNNPVLIGDPGVGKTAIVEGLALAIHEKRTPPNLHNVRLVSLDLSGVVAGTKYRGEFEERLRQIIEELRNAKVMAFIDELHTLVGAGGAEGTLDAANILKPALSRGEIQVIGATTTGEYHRYIEKDAALERRFQPVIVLEPSPAETLQILRGLKPKYEEHHGVQIPEAALELAVRIGERSLPGRNFPDKAIDLIDEAASRVRLNMSVGLPVAETEDGEPYVTREDIESVINSMGGIYSEETAAQLGDLEGNLQDQVYGQPDAIRALSSALRRARVGLGGRTRVAASFLFVGPSGVGKTHLAKALARSLFGSERSLIRMDMSEFQESHSVSKLIGSPPGYVGYEQGGRLTEAVRRQPFSVILLDEIEKAHPDVYNTFLQVLDDGRLTDGLGRTVDFRRTIIIMTSNTGFNVTPTVGFSPVTPDSNAPLRNIFTPEFLDRLDEVIRFKSLGEEELVRVAQQLMGEMREELASRELNVTFDPAIAAWLVTKLKARSPKHAVGSSRQLRTLVREEIEDPLALELTSNHGEDVRVVLGEGGIQFEKGEEAASRQILA; encoded by the coding sequence ATGAACAGATACGATGACCGCGCCCGCCTCGTGTTCCACTATGCCCGCGAGGAAGGCAACCGTCTGGGCCACGCGATGGTCGGCCCCGAACACCTGCTGCTGGGCCTGATGCGCGAGGGCGGCACCGCCGCCAGCATTCTCGGCGAGTTCGGCGCGTCCCTGGACGGCCTGCGCCGCCGCGTCGAGGAGATCATCGGCCGCGGCGAGGGCAACCGCCTGAACGACGCGCCCAGCATCACCCCCCGCGCCCGGCGCGTCATGGAGCTGGCGTCCAGTGAGGCCCGCGCCCTGGGCGCCCAGGTGACCTCTACAGAGCACATCCTGCTGGGCATCATCCGCGAGGGTGACGGCGTCGCCTTCCGCATCCTGCAGGAACTCACCAAGGACGTGGACACCATCCGCTGGCGCATCCTGGCGCAGGGCGAGAGCAGCGGCGGCAAGCCCGCCAAGCCCGTCGCCACGCCCTTCCTGGACGAGTACGGCCGCGACCTGACCAAGTGGGCCCGCGAGGGCAAACTCGACCCCGTCATCGGCCGCAGCGAGGAGATCCGCCGCGTCACGCAGATCCTCACGCGCCGCACGAAGAACAACCCCGTCCTGATCGGCGACCCCGGCGTCGGCAAGACCGCCATCGTGGAGGGCCTGGCGCTCGCCATCCACGAGAAGCGCACGCCTCCCAACCTGCACAACGTGCGCCTCGTCAGCCTGGACCTGAGCGGCGTCGTGGCCGGCACCAAGTACCGCGGCGAGTTCGAGGAACGCCTGCGCCAGATCATCGAGGAGCTGCGCAACGCCAAGGTCATGGCCTTCATCGACGAGCTGCACACCCTGGTCGGGGCGGGCGGCGCCGAGGGCACGCTGGACGCCGCGAACATCCTCAAACCCGCCCTGTCGCGCGGGGAGATCCAGGTGATCGGCGCGACCACCACCGGCGAGTACCACCGCTACATCGAGAAGGACGCCGCCCTGGAACGCCGCTTCCAGCCGGTCATCGTGCTGGAACCCAGCCCCGCCGAGACGCTGCAGATCCTGCGCGGCCTGAAACCCAAGTACGAGGAACACCACGGCGTGCAGATCCCGGAAGCTGCGCTGGAACTCGCCGTGCGCATCGGTGAACGGTCCCTGCCGGGCCGGAACTTCCCGGACAAGGCCATCGACCTGATCGACGAGGCCGCCAGCCGCGTGCGCCTGAACATGAGTGTCGGCCTGCCCGTCGCGGAGACCGAGGACGGCGAACCGTACGTGACCCGCGAGGACATCGAGAGCGTCATCAACTCCATGGGCGGCATCTACAGCGAGGAGACGGCCGCGCAGCTCGGTGACCTCGAAGGCAACCTGCAGGATCAGGTGTACGGCCAGCCCGACGCGATCCGCGCGCTCAGCTCCGCGCTGCGCCGCGCCCGCGTGGGCCTGGGCGGCCGCACCCGCGTCGCCGCGAGCTTCCTGTTCGTCGGGCCCAGCGGGGTCGGCAAGACCCACCTCGCCAAGGCCCTGGCCCGCAGCCTGTTCGGCAGTGAACGCAGCCTGATCCGCATGGACATGAGCGAATTCCAGGAGAGCCACTCGGTCAGCAAACTGATCGGCTCGCCCCCCGGGTACGTGGGCTACGAGCAGGGCGGCCGCCTGACCGAGGCCGTGCGCCGCCAGCCGTTCAGCGTGATCCTGCTCGACGAGATCGAGAAGGCCCACCCGGACGTGTACAACACCTTCCTGCAGGTCCTCGACGACGGCCGCCTGACCGACGGACTGGGCCGCACCGTGGATTTCCGGCGCACGATCATCATCATGACCAGCAACACCGGCTTCAACGTGACGCCCACCGTGGGCTTCAGCCCGGTCACGCCGGACAGCAACGCCCCGCTGCGCAACATCTTCACCCCGGAATTCCTGGACCGCCTCGACGAGGTCATCCGCTTCAAGAGCCTCGGTGAGGAGGAACTCGTGCGGGTCGCGCAGCAGCTGATGGGCGAGATGCGCGAGGAACTCGCCAGCCGCGAACTGAACGTCACCTTCGACCCCGCCATCGCCGCGTGGCTGGTCACGAAACTCAAGGCCCGCAGTCCCAAGCACGCCGTCGGCAGCAGCCGGCAACTGCGCACCCTGGTCCGCGAGGAGATCGAGGACCCCCTGGCCCTGGAACTCACCAGCAACCACGGCGAGGACGTGCGCGTCGTGCTGGGCGAGGGCGGCATCCAGTTCGAGAAGGGCGAGGAGGCCGCCTCCCGCCAGATCCTGGCGTAA
- a CDS encoding PH domain-containing protein, with the protein MNTAVPVAPAASPVWFRALTWVAPLMLIVTAWVPDDGASKPLPVAGSVFLTLLGVGLGAFFAQVPRRLAYTLTDTGLRVSRFSGTFEWLYRDLRLRRMDGDLGLKVGGVGLPGYYTGNYTFTGAGYRSVQAIASNTRGGLIVERGGTPYYLTPADPDAFAQGLAARGVPVLD; encoded by the coding sequence ATGAACACTGCCGTTCCGGTCGCCCCTGCCGCCTCGCCCGTCTGGTTCCGGGCGCTGACCTGGGTGGCCCCGTTGATGCTGATCGTGACCGCCTGGGTTCCGGACGACGGGGCCAGCAAGCCCCTGCCGGTGGCGGGGAGCGTGTTCCTCACGCTGCTGGGCGTGGGACTGGGGGCGTTCTTCGCGCAGGTTCCGCGCCGACTGGCATACACCCTGACCGACACGGGCCTGCGCGTCAGCCGCTTTTCCGGAACGTTCGAGTGGCTGTACCGTGATCTGCGCCTGCGCCGCATGGACGGAGACCTGGGCCTGAAGGTGGGCGGGGTGGGTCTTCCCGGCTACTACACCGGGAACTACACCTTCACGGGGGCCGGGTACCGCAGCGTGCAGGCCATCGCCTCCAACACGCGCGGCGGCCTGATCGTCGAGCGGGGCGGCACGCCGTACTACCTGACGCCCGCCGACCCCGACGCCTTCGCGCAGGGGCTCGCTGCGCGGGGCGTGCCCGTGCTGGACTGA
- the radA gene encoding DNA repair protein RadA has product MARARTNYVCSSCGYTSAKPLGRCPNCQAWNSFEEEVPAAATSSRGGAYGGVVGGKLTALSTVGRREEPRTSSGIPELDRVLGGGLVAGGVTLIGGEPGIGKSTLLLQVADRVARLGGTVLYVAGEESLEQIRLRADRLGVALDGGADIQLTRDTRAEHVAALMNEHKPALCIVDSIQTVTVEGEGAPGGVAQVRDGTALLTRAAKETGTATVLVGHVTKDGTVAGPKVMEHIVDTTVFLETVGSFRLLRSVKNRFGQAGELGVFEMRGEGLIAVENPSAAFLAERPLDVPGSVVAATIDGQRPMLLEVQALASKTPYPNARRVVVGLDPRRVDVVLAVLERRLDLTLGGLDVYVNLAGGLKVPDPGLDLAIALAIYSAVVGRALPGNVAVFGEVGLVGEVRSTTGSIRRAEEARRAGYTRLIVPPGLDGHPDGVKSVEEAVAQVWQGRAAGSPGAGSRKPRAG; this is encoded by the coding sequence GTGGCTAGAGCCCGCACGAACTACGTCTGCAGCAGTTGCGGGTACACCAGCGCCAAACCGCTGGGCCGCTGCCCGAACTGCCAGGCGTGGAATTCCTTCGAGGAGGAAGTCCCGGCCGCCGCGACCTCCTCACGCGGCGGGGCGTACGGGGGCGTGGTGGGCGGGAAGCTCACGGCGCTGTCCACCGTGGGCCGCCGCGAGGAACCGCGCACGTCCAGCGGCATCCCGGAACTGGACCGCGTGCTGGGCGGCGGGCTGGTTGCCGGGGGCGTCACGCTGATCGGCGGGGAACCCGGCATCGGCAAGAGCACGCTGCTGCTGCAGGTCGCGGACCGCGTGGCGAGACTGGGCGGCACGGTGCTGTACGTGGCCGGTGAGGAATCGCTGGAGCAGATCCGCCTGCGCGCCGACCGGCTGGGCGTGGCGCTGGACGGGGGCGCGGACATTCAACTGACCCGCGACACCCGCGCCGAGCACGTGGCCGCGCTGATGAACGAGCATAAACCCGCGCTGTGCATCGTGGATTCCATCCAGACCGTGACCGTCGAGGGCGAGGGTGCGCCGGGCGGCGTGGCGCAGGTCCGCGACGGCACCGCCCTGCTGACCCGCGCCGCCAAGGAAACCGGTACGGCCACCGTCCTGGTCGGGCACGTGACCAAGGACGGCACGGTCGCCGGGCCGAAAGTCATGGAGCACATCGTGGACACCACCGTGTTCCTCGAGACGGTCGGGTCGTTCCGGCTGCTGCGCTCGGTCAAGAACCGCTTCGGGCAGGCCGGTGAACTGGGCGTGTTCGAGATGCGCGGCGAGGGCCTGATCGCCGTCGAGAACCCCAGCGCGGCGTTCCTGGCCGAGCGGCCCCTGGACGTGCCGGGCAGCGTCGTGGCCGCCACCATCGACGGGCAGCGGCCCATGCTGCTCGAAGTGCAGGCGCTGGCCAGCAAGACCCCGTACCCGAACGCCCGCCGGGTCGTGGTGGGTCTCGACCCGCGCCGCGTGGACGTGGTGCTGGCCGTGCTGGAACGCCGCCTGGACCTGACGCTGGGCGGCCTGGACGTGTACGTGAACCTCGCCGGCGGCCTGAAGGTCCCCGATCCGGGCCTGGACCTCGCCATTGCCCTGGCGATCTACTCGGCCGTGGTGGGCCGCGCCCTGCCCGGCAACGTCGCCGTGTTCGGCGAGGTGGGACTGGTGGGCGAGGTGCGCTCCACGACCGGCTCGATCCGCCGCGCCGAGGAAGCCCGCCGCGCCGGGTACACCCGCCTGATCGTTCCGCCCGGCCTGGACGGCCACCCGGACGGAGTGAAGAGCGTCGAGGAGGCCGTCGCGCAGGTCTGGCAGGGCCGCGCGGCAGGCAGTCCGGGGGCAGGCAGCCGGAAACCCCGCGCGGGGTAG
- a CDS encoding DUF2087 domain-containing protein — protein MTKSISDFQDEHGRITGWPSDRRRAHQLAILDYLTGLFEPGVSYDQGQVEQILADHSTLEDPSLLLTELVDSDYLATEGGAYWRADGRPGARG, from the coding sequence ATGACGAAAAGCATTTCCGATTTCCAGGACGAACACGGCCGCATCACCGGGTGGCCCAGCGACCGCCGCCGCGCGCACCAGCTCGCCATTCTCGACTACCTGACCGGGCTGTTCGAGCCGGGCGTGTCGTACGACCAGGGGCAGGTCGAGCAGATCCTGGCGGACCACAGCACCCTGGAAGACCCCAGCCTGCTGCTGACCGAACTGGTCGACAGCGATTACCTGGCGACCGAGGGCGGCGCGTACTGGCGTGCCGACGGCCGCCCCGGCGCGCGTGGCTAG